In one Amaranthus tricolor cultivar Red isolate AtriRed21 chromosome 8, ASM2621246v1, whole genome shotgun sequence genomic region, the following are encoded:
- the LOC130820782 gene encoding uncharacterized protein LOC130820782 isoform X1 — MEDLLKQVRSKLTGKEEFGGSRERKKSSFKGERRPPNWIRRQFSRQMSYKEPSDEAEYAAAVAAAAFAITSLDSHNIDQTKPELGTHFSLPRIYSRIIDRATDEPSSAATDEYEPEARNMMPEKTIHPVPSPKQTPTQPKKRPTFADDIEADPGMSYDYRENDELENAKRSKPTNSFTGRSPSMRRNSSFGEAHMQNAKTKQEISAAEPILPSPIPPPPAVPPLNIQPIAPSERPSRPRDGKSDVESDADAWEREQLEKIKARYARLNNTIQEWEDKKKKKAKRKLETTEQVGFKTKQESICYEVEKAILTTICLQKQQTDHEKRRARAMQNYHIEMRRIKQIADGARAQAIDKRRNEELKVNAKAMRYRATGEPPLPPSCLCL, encoded by the exons ATGGAAGATCTGCTCAAGCAAGTGAG GTCCAAGTTAACCGGGAAAGAAGAATTTGGTGGCTCAAGGGAACGAAAGAAGTCATCGTTCAAAGGAG AAAGGAGACCTCCAAATTGGATTAGAAGACAGTTCTCTCGCCAAATGAGTTACAAAGAGCCAAGTGATGAAGCTGAGTATGCTGCAGCAGTTGCAGCAGCAGCATTTGCCATAACATCTCTTGATTCGCACAACATTGATCAAACAAAACCCGAATTAGGGACACATTTTTCCCTGCCGCGAATTTATAGCAGAATTATCGACAGGGCAACAGACGAACCTAGCTCTGCAGCAACAG ATGAATACGAACCAGAGGCCAGAAATATGATGCCGGAGAAAACTATACATCCGGTACCATCACCAAAACAAACGCCAACTCAACCGAAAAAGAGACCGACTTTTGCTGATGATATAGAAGCGGATCCTGGTATGTCATACGATTATAGGGAAAACGATGAATTGGAGAATGCTAAGAGGTCGAAACCAACCAATTCCTTTACCGGAAGGAGTCCAAGTATGAGAAGAAATTCATCATTTGGTGAAGCACATATGCAGAAtgctaaaacaaaacaagaaattTCAGCAGCAGAACCCATTTTACCTTCCCCAATCCCTCCTCCACCTGCAGTTCCACCGCTCAATATACAGCCCATAGCTCCATCTGAACGCCCATCACGACCCAGAGATGGGAAATCAGATGTAGAATCAGATGCAGATGCTTGGGAAAGAGAACAATTGGAAAAAATTAAAGCAAG GTATGCGAGACTAAACAACACAATTCAGGAATGGGAGgacaagaagaaaaagaaagcgAAACGAAAATTAGAGACAACAGAGCAGGTTGGCTTTAAAACAAAGCAAGAATCAATTTGCTATGAAGTTGAGAAAGCTATTTTAACAACAATTTGTTTGCAAAAACAACAGACTGATCATGAGAAACGTAGAGCCAGAGCCATGCAAAATTATCATATAGAAATGAGACGTATAAAACAAATAGCTGATGGAGCAAGAGCACAAGCAATAGATAAAAGAAGGAATGAAGAATTAAAGGTGAACGCTAAGGCTATGAGATACCGAGCAACGGGAGAACCACCTTTGCCTCCATCATGCCTTTGTTTGTGA
- the LOC130820782 gene encoding uncharacterized protein LOC130820782 isoform X2, translating to MEDLLKQVRSKLTGKEEFGGSRERKKSSFKGERRPPNWIRRQFSRQMSYKEPSDEAEYAAAVAAAAFAITSLDSHNIDQTKPELGTHFSLPRIYSRIIDRATDEPSSAATDEYEPEARNMMPEKTIHPVPSPKQTPTQPKKRPTFADDIEADPGMSYDYRENDELENAKRSKPTNSFTGRSPSMRRNSSFGEAHMQNAKTKQEISAAEPILPSPIPPPPAVPPLNIQPIAPSERPSRPRDGKSDVESDADAWEREQLEKIKARYARLNNTIQEWEDKKKKKAKRKLETTEQTDHEKRRARAMQNYHIEMRRIKQIADGARAQAIDKRRNEELKVNAKAMRYRATGEPPLPPSCLCL from the exons ATGGAAGATCTGCTCAAGCAAGTGAG GTCCAAGTTAACCGGGAAAGAAGAATTTGGTGGCTCAAGGGAACGAAAGAAGTCATCGTTCAAAGGAG AAAGGAGACCTCCAAATTGGATTAGAAGACAGTTCTCTCGCCAAATGAGTTACAAAGAGCCAAGTGATGAAGCTGAGTATGCTGCAGCAGTTGCAGCAGCAGCATTTGCCATAACATCTCTTGATTCGCACAACATTGATCAAACAAAACCCGAATTAGGGACACATTTTTCCCTGCCGCGAATTTATAGCAGAATTATCGACAGGGCAACAGACGAACCTAGCTCTGCAGCAACAG ATGAATACGAACCAGAGGCCAGAAATATGATGCCGGAGAAAACTATACATCCGGTACCATCACCAAAACAAACGCCAACTCAACCGAAAAAGAGACCGACTTTTGCTGATGATATAGAAGCGGATCCTGGTATGTCATACGATTATAGGGAAAACGATGAATTGGAGAATGCTAAGAGGTCGAAACCAACCAATTCCTTTACCGGAAGGAGTCCAAGTATGAGAAGAAATTCATCATTTGGTGAAGCACATATGCAGAAtgctaaaacaaaacaagaaattTCAGCAGCAGAACCCATTTTACCTTCCCCAATCCCTCCTCCACCTGCAGTTCCACCGCTCAATATACAGCCCATAGCTCCATCTGAACGCCCATCACGACCCAGAGATGGGAAATCAGATGTAGAATCAGATGCAGATGCTTGGGAAAGAGAACAATTGGAAAAAATTAAAGCAAG GTATGCGAGACTAAACAACACAATTCAGGAATGGGAGgacaagaagaaaaagaaagcgAAACGAAAATTAGAGACAACAGAGCAG ACTGATCATGAGAAACGTAGAGCCAGAGCCATGCAAAATTATCATATAGAAATGAGACGTATAAAACAAATAGCTGATGGAGCAAGAGCACAAGCAATAGATAAAAGAAGGAATGAAGAATTAAAGGTGAACGCTAAGGCTATGAGATACCGAGCAACGGGAGAACCACCTTTGCCTCCATCATGCCTTTGTTTGTGA